One Chitinophagaceae bacterium C216 genomic window carries:
- the czcB_2 gene encoding Cobalt-zinc-cadmium resistance protein CzcB, translating to MKRNFLFIPIVLFLLSCSEKKQEADIPNEPAEENMVVLTPEQYKNAGIDTGSLMQKSISSLLKVSGKIDVPPQSLVSVSVPMGGYLKHSNLLPGMHVNKGDVLAVLEDVQYIQLQQDYLTLKAQLALNKNEYNRQKELNESKASSDKVYEQAKANYESQLIAAKAAEEKLRLIGINPNTLTADNISKSIRIYAPISGYVSAVNVNIGKYVNPNDVLFELINPDDIHLALSVFEKDVDKLFIGQKLVAYTNTHPEKRYDCDIILISRNLSEQNAVEVHCHFDRYDKSLLPGMFMNAEIELNAQNATVLPSDAVVRYGNKQYVFISKGNYAFEMIEVATGSEEEAYTAVSIPDQLANQSFVIKGAYNLLMALKNKSED from the coding sequence ATGAAAAGGAATTTTTTATTTATACCCATCGTATTGTTTTTATTATCCTGTAGTGAAAAAAAACAGGAAGCTGATATTCCCAATGAGCCTGCTGAGGAAAATATGGTGGTGCTTACTCCGGAGCAATATAAGAATGCAGGGATTGATACCGGATCGCTGATGCAGAAAAGTATTTCGTCCTTGCTGAAGGTGAGCGGTAAGATTGATGTTCCGCCACAAAGCCTAGTATCGGTAAGTGTGCCGATGGGCGGCTACCTCAAGCACTCTAACTTATTACCGGGGATGCATGTCAACAAAGGTGATGTGTTGGCAGTATTAGAGGATGTTCAGTACATACAGTTGCAACAGGATTATCTAACATTGAAGGCGCAACTGGCGCTAAACAAAAATGAATACAATCGCCAGAAAGAGTTGAATGAGAGTAAAGCCAGTAGCGATAAGGTATATGAACAAGCTAAGGCTAATTATGAGTCGCAATTGATTGCTGCTAAGGCTGCTGAAGAAAAATTAAGGCTGATTGGTATTAACCCGAATACGCTTACTGCAGATAATATTTCTAAAAGCATCAGAATTTATGCACCTATTTCAGGATATGTGTCAGCTGTGAATGTGAATATTGGCAAGTATGTAAATCCGAACGATGTGCTTTTTGAATTAATCAATCCTGATGATATTCATCTCGCGCTTTCCGTGTTCGAAAAAGATGTGGATAAACTTTTTATTGGTCAAAAGCTGGTAGCTTATACCAATACGCATCCGGAAAAAAGATATGACTGCGATATAATTCTAATTAGTCGAAATCTATCGGAACAAAATGCTGTAGAGGTGCATTGTCATTTCGATCGGTACGATAAATCGCTATTGCCCGGCATGTTTATGAATGCTGAAATTGAATTGAACGCTCAAAACGCTACGGTGCTGCCCAGCGATGCAGTGGTGCGCTATGGAAATAAACAATACGTTTTTATATCAAAGGGAAATTATGCTTTTGAAATGATAGAAGTTGCGACAGGTAGTGAGGAGGAAGCGTATACTGCCGTGAGTATACCAGATCAGCTAGCAAATCAATCTTTTGTAATAAAAGGAGCTTATAATTTGCTCATGGCCTTGAAGAATAAAAGTGAGGACTAA
- the mdtC_4 gene encoding Multidrug resistance protein MdtC yields MLNRIINFSIKNKLIIGIFIIALVGFGIYELRRLPIDAVPDITNNQVQVITVAPALGATDVERLITFPIEQANSNIPYLKELRSYSSFGLSVITLVFEDDVDVYWARQQIAERLQQVQEELPKGFGSPFLAPITTGLGEIYQYVVRPEKGYEKKYSAMELRTIQDWIVRKQLLGVKGVADVSSFGGLLKQYEIAVEPEKLFAYRISIADVFEALERNNQNTGGSYIEKGPTALFIRSEGLVGSIHDIENIVVKNLPDGLPLLIRDVAEVRFGNATRYGALTYNGEQQVSGALVLMLKGANSNEVIRNVKERIEEIKKTLPEGVTIEPFIDRTKMVNNAISTVSQNLMEGALIVVFVLVLFLGNLRAGLLVASVIPLSMLFAIILMNLFGVSGNLMSLGALDFGLIVDGAVIIVEAVMHRLSHSNRFRNIARLSQVEMDQEVGYSASRMMNSAVFGQMIILIVYLPIFTLQGIEGKMFKPMAQTVAFALLGAFVLSLTYIPMMSALVLSKKISNQPTFADRFMNRLERFYQKYLIKVLRFQRQVLVTVLALFLFALWVMSRFGGEFIPSLPEGDYAVETRVLPGSNLETSIDAVSKASRILLKEFPEVQRVVAKTGTSEVPSEPLPIDVSDMIIVLKNRKEWTSARTYHELEAKMSQALEVIPGVTFSFQYPVAMRFNELISGARQDVVCKIFGENLDTLAYYANILGRICNSVEGSSGVYVESVSGLPQITVRYNRAAIARYCLNVNDINSVINAAFAGQISGVVYEGEKRFDLVVRLKNERRRNLSDVQQLLIPTPQGTQIPLSAVANVQIEEGPNQIQRENSQRRIIVGFNVRGRDVQSVVHELQEKVQQQVKFPSGYYVTYGGAFENLVEAKARLLIAVPVALALIFLLLFFAFHSVKQGLLIYTAIPLSAIGGILALAIRGIPFSISAGVGFIALFGVAVLNGIVLIAEFNRLRAEGYKDLKRIVVQGTKIRLRPVLMTATVASLGFLPMAISTGEGAEVQRPLATVVIGGLLIATFLTLFVLPILYIMTHQKAFRLKGKKGIAVVFVFVLLLCFVTQAQVPITLQQAIDTALANNLTVKNERLKREYHQQLIKSGANIPATNLVGEYGQMNSIYTDAKLGISQTINFPTVYSRQKEVLNEEWKSSVLHVGIQEAQLKKHVTQVFFTLLYLRQKKNLLLKNDSIFSEFMNKAALRFKAGESNVLEKTTAENQRGQIALQLKQLEQDVAVVQLQFQLLLNTTTPFVPTEANTALPRLLAYEVGHLPMHPEVRYWQQQKELAEATTKLERSKLLPELTLGYFLIGMKGNGADDKWYSGALRFHSGQIGLGIPLFNGGQKARIRASAINEKIAATQYEVQLQNLESGYRSALEQYKRQEEMVAYYERTALKHAETIVETANKQFSNGEINYLEYVLLLNQATEIQINYVETIKNRNLALAELYYYINQ; encoded by the coding sequence ATGTTGAATCGGATTATTAATTTTTCTATCAAGAACAAGCTAATTATTGGAATTTTTATAATTGCTCTCGTTGGCTTTGGTATTTATGAATTAAGGCGGCTGCCTATTGATGCGGTTCCGGATATTACCAATAATCAGGTGCAGGTGATTACGGTAGCACCGGCATTAGGGGCTACTGATGTAGAGCGACTGATTACTTTTCCCATCGAGCAGGCCAACAGTAATATACCCTATCTAAAAGAACTGCGTAGTTATTCCAGCTTTGGCTTGTCGGTAATTACGCTGGTGTTTGAAGATGATGTGGATGTATATTGGGCGCGACAACAGATTGCTGAGCGTTTGCAACAAGTTCAGGAAGAATTGCCCAAGGGTTTTGGATCGCCCTTTCTGGCGCCTATTACTACTGGATTGGGTGAAATTTATCAATATGTAGTTCGTCCTGAAAAGGGGTATGAAAAAAAATACAGTGCTATGGAATTACGTACCATCCAGGATTGGATTGTACGTAAACAGCTGTTGGGAGTAAAAGGAGTGGCTGATGTGAGCAGTTTTGGCGGTTTGCTAAAGCAATATGAAATAGCTGTAGAGCCCGAGAAGCTGTTTGCTTACCGGATTTCCATTGCGGACGTATTTGAAGCCCTTGAAAGAAATAATCAGAATACGGGAGGTTCTTATATCGAAAAAGGCCCCACAGCTTTATTTATAAGAAGTGAAGGATTGGTGGGCAGTATCCATGATATTGAAAATATCGTTGTTAAGAATTTGCCTGATGGCCTTCCACTCTTAATAAGAGATGTGGCGGAAGTAAGATTTGGGAATGCTACCCGCTACGGTGCGCTTACCTATAATGGCGAACAACAAGTGTCGGGCGCTCTGGTATTGATGCTGAAAGGAGCGAATAGTAATGAGGTTATCAGAAACGTAAAAGAGCGCATTGAGGAAATTAAGAAAACATTACCCGAAGGTGTAACTATAGAGCCTTTTATCGACCGCACTAAAATGGTGAATAACGCTATCAGTACTGTTAGCCAAAATCTGATGGAAGGCGCATTAATTGTCGTATTTGTGTTAGTGCTGTTTTTGGGTAATCTGCGAGCAGGCCTACTGGTAGCATCTGTGATCCCACTGTCCATGCTTTTTGCCATCATTCTCATGAATCTTTTTGGTGTGAGTGGAAATTTGATGAGTCTTGGCGCATTAGACTTTGGATTAATCGTAGATGGGGCTGTGATTATTGTAGAAGCGGTAATGCATCGTTTATCGCATAGTAACCGATTCAGAAATATTGCCCGATTATCTCAAGTAGAAATGGATCAGGAAGTTGGCTATTCCGCTTCTAGAATGATGAACAGTGCTGTATTTGGGCAAATGATTATTCTGATTGTGTATCTACCCATATTTACATTGCAGGGCATTGAAGGCAAAATGTTCAAGCCTATGGCGCAGACAGTTGCTTTTGCCTTACTGGGTGCCTTTGTGTTATCGCTCACATATATTCCTATGATGAGTGCTTTGGTATTGAGCAAAAAGATTTCAAATCAGCCCACGTTCGCTGATCGCTTCATGAACCGCCTTGAGCGCTTTTATCAAAAATACCTCATTAAAGTATTGCGTTTTCAGCGCCAGGTATTAGTTACGGTATTGGCTTTATTTCTTTTCGCGTTATGGGTAATGTCGCGTTTCGGTGGTGAGTTTATTCCTTCATTACCTGAGGGGGATTATGCAGTTGAAACCAGAGTACTACCGGGAAGTAATTTGGAAACCTCCATCGACGCAGTTTCCAAAGCCTCTCGTATTTTATTGAAAGAGTTTCCGGAAGTGCAGCGTGTGGTTGCGAAAACAGGAACTAGCGAAGTGCCCTCCGAGCCATTGCCCATCGATGTTTCGGATATGATAATTGTGCTAAAAAATCGAAAAGAATGGACATCTGCACGTACGTATCATGAATTGGAAGCCAAGATGAGTCAAGCACTGGAAGTGATACCCGGTGTTACTTTCAGTTTTCAGTATCCTGTGGCAATGCGATTTAATGAGCTCATATCCGGAGCCCGACAGGATGTGGTGTGTAAAATATTCGGAGAAAATCTAGATACGCTAGCCTATTATGCCAATATACTTGGAAGAATCTGTAATAGCGTAGAAGGAAGTTCAGGCGTGTATGTAGAGTCTGTTTCAGGCTTACCGCAGATTACCGTGCGCTATAATCGTGCAGCCATCGCCCGATATTGTTTAAATGTGAATGACATTAATAGTGTTATCAATGCCGCGTTTGCGGGCCAGATCAGTGGGGTGGTATACGAAGGTGAAAAACGTTTTGATTTAGTAGTGCGGCTAAAAAATGAACGACGTAGAAATTTGTCGGATGTACAGCAACTTTTAATTCCTACACCACAGGGAACACAAATTCCCTTGAGTGCCGTAGCGAATGTACAAATTGAGGAAGGTCCTAATCAGATTCAGAGAGAAAACTCACAGCGCAGAATTATTGTAGGGTTTAACGTGCGCGGTCGTGATGTGCAAAGTGTCGTGCATGAACTACAGGAAAAAGTGCAGCAGCAAGTGAAATTCCCCTCTGGATATTATGTTACTTATGGTGGTGCTTTTGAAAACCTAGTAGAAGCCAAAGCTCGATTACTGATTGCAGTGCCGGTAGCGCTGGCATTGATTTTTCTCTTACTATTCTTTGCCTTTCATTCTGTAAAGCAGGGATTGTTAATATATACGGCCATACCGTTGTCGGCAATTGGAGGTATCCTGGCTCTGGCAATACGCGGTATTCCGTTCAGCATTAGTGCCGGCGTAGGATTTATTGCATTGTTTGGTGTGGCGGTGCTCAATGGTATCGTGCTTATAGCAGAGTTTAATCGTCTTAGAGCGGAAGGTTATAAAGACCTGAAGCGTATTGTAGTACAGGGAACGAAAATTCGTTTGCGTCCCGTGTTGATGACAGCCACTGTGGCATCTTTAGGTTTTTTACCCATGGCCATAAGTACGGGAGAGGGGGCTGAAGTGCAAAGACCACTAGCTACAGTGGTTATTGGAGGCTTACTCATAGCTACTTTTCTCACATTATTTGTATTACCCATTTTGTATATCATGACGCATCAGAAAGCATTTCGCTTAAAAGGAAAGAAAGGGATTGCAGTTGTATTTGTATTTGTATTATTACTGTGTTTTGTAACGCAAGCTCAGGTGCCCATTACGCTGCAACAGGCCATAGATACAGCTTTGGCCAATAATCTCACTGTAAAGAATGAGCGGTTGAAAAGGGAGTATCATCAGCAATTAATTAAGTCCGGAGCAAATATACCCGCTACAAATCTGGTAGGAGAGTATGGCCAAATGAATAGTATTTATACAGACGCTAAACTGGGTATATCGCAGACAATTAATTTCCCTACGGTATATTCTAGACAAAAGGAAGTACTGAATGAGGAATGGAAAAGTAGTGTACTTCATGTGGGTATACAGGAAGCGCAGCTGAAAAAACACGTTACACAAGTGTTTTTTACGTTACTTTATCTACGGCAAAAGAAAAACTTACTTCTCAAAAATGATAGCATCTTTAGTGAGTTCATGAATAAAGCTGCCCTTCGGTTTAAGGCCGGTGAGAGTAATGTGCTCGAAAAAACCACCGCCGAAAATCAGCGCGGACAAATTGCTTTACAATTAAAACAGCTGGAACAAGATGTGGCAGTAGTACAGCTACAATTTCAACTGTTGCTCAATACCACAACCCCTTTTGTGCCAACTGAAGCAAACACTGCTCTTCCTCGATTGCTCGCCTATGAGGTGGGACACTTGCCGATGCATCCTGAAGTGCGTTATTGGCAGCAGCAAAAAGAATTGGCTGAGGCAACTACTAAGCTCGAGCGATCCAAATTATTACCTGAACTTACTTTGGGTTACTTCTTAATAGGGATGAAAGGGAATGGTGCTGATGATAAATGGTATTCCGGAGCATTGCGTTTTCATTCGGGGCAGATAGGACTGGGAATCCCTTTGTTTAATGGCGGTCAAAAAGCCCGAATAAGGGCTTCCGCGATCAATGAAAAAATTGCAGCTACTCAGTATGAGGTGCAACTGCAAAATCTGGAGAGTGGCTATAGGTCTGCTTTAGAGCAGTATAAAAGACAGGAAGAAATGGTGGCATATTATGAGCGCACTGCATTGAAGCATGCCGAAACTATAGTTGAAACAGCTAACAAGCAGTTTTCAAATGGAGAGATTAATTATCTGGAATATGTGCTGTTACTAAATCAGGCAACAGAAATTCAGATCAATTATGTTGAAACCATTAAAAACCGAAATCTGGCATTAGCCGAACTTTATTATTACATTAATCAGTAG
- a CDS encoding putative peptidase, giving the protein MKQLFLSSSFCDIAEHLPAFYPKPLTGKRVAFIPTASVVEVYTKYVDNDRAALEQLGLIIEALSIENNSKVKIQSTLSDCDIIYVSGGNTFYLLQELKKSGTDLLIAEEIRKGKLYIGASAGSIILAPDIAYSSLMDDPTKAPELQHYHGLDIIDIYPLPHYGNAPFKEVAAQIYQEYHNRLPIVPISNTQVIEVKGDEWQVKGIPS; this is encoded by the coding sequence ATGAAACAGCTATTTCTCAGTTCGTCATTTTGTGATATTGCCGAACATCTTCCTGCTTTTTACCCCAAACCTCTCACTGGTAAGAGAGTAGCTTTTATCCCTACAGCAAGTGTAGTAGAAGTTTACACAAAGTATGTAGATAATGACAGAGCAGCTTTAGAACAGTTAGGTCTTATTATCGAAGCATTATCCATTGAAAATAATTCTAAAGTAAAAATACAATCTACTTTATCCGATTGTGACATTATCTATGTATCCGGAGGAAACACTTTTTATCTGCTGCAGGAGCTAAAGAAATCCGGAACGGACTTACTTATTGCAGAAGAAATACGCAAAGGGAAATTATACATTGGCGCATCGGCAGGTAGCATTATTCTAGCACCGGATATTGCCTACTCCTCTCTGATGGATGACCCTACAAAAGCGCCTGAACTGCAGCACTATCACGGATTAGACATCATTGATATTTATCCCCTACCGCATTATGGCAATGCTCCTTTTAAGGAAGTAGCAGCACAAATATATCAGGAATACCACAATCGCCTACCCATAGTTCCTATTAGCAACACACAAGTGATAGAGGTGAAAGGAGATGAATGGCAAGTAAAAGGAATCCCCTCCTAA
- the ttgR gene encoding HTH-type transcriptional regulator TtgR: MMSKSEKTRKFIIEQTAPLFNVRGYAGTSLNDVMLATGLSKGCIYGNFENKDAIALAAFEYNHQRVTDHMKNRILATDNSIERLLVYPRTYRQFFRYPYLQAGCPILNTATEADDTHPQLRERAAAALDFWKKSIENQIKRGISRGEICTSTNPTQIAVLMIAIIEGALMQAKLTQRTRELKIAMDYLEKMILGLKA; encoded by the coding sequence ATGATGTCAAAATCAGAAAAGACCCGAAAGTTTATTATTGAACAGACAGCTCCACTGTTCAATGTTAGAGGATATGCAGGCACTTCGTTAAACGACGTTATGTTAGCTACAGGCTTGTCAAAGGGATGCATATATGGCAACTTCGAAAACAAGGATGCTATTGCTTTGGCAGCTTTTGAATACAATCATCAACGAGTGACTGACCACATGAAAAACCGAATTCTAGCCACAGATAATTCGATAGAACGACTATTAGTATACCCGCGTACTTATCGTCAGTTCTTTCGATACCCCTATTTGCAGGCAGGATGTCCCATACTCAATACTGCCACTGAGGCGGATGATACGCACCCGCAGTTGCGTGAAAGAGCCGCAGCCGCATTGGATTTTTGGAAAAAGTCTATAGAAAATCAAATCAAGCGTGGTATCTCCCGTGGAGAAATATGCACCAGCACGAATCCCACTCAAATTGCAGTACTCATGATTGCCATCATCGAAGGGGCCCTGATGCAGGCGAAACTTACCCAAAGAACTCGGGAATTAAAAATCGCCATGGATTATCTGGAAAAGATGATTCTGGGCTTGAAAGCCTAA
- the yfiT gene encoding Putative metal-dependent hydrolase YfiT has product MELEKRKYPIGVFEKPSVITAQQLKEWIKDIAQFPYILKATVAPLTAEQLQLTYREGGWTIQQIIHHCADSHMNAIIRFKLALTEDQPVIKPYPESLCAELPDSKNFPIAASLSILEGVHSRWHALL; this is encoded by the coding sequence ATGGAATTAGAAAAACGTAAGTATCCCATTGGAGTTTTTGAGAAACCATCCGTCATTACAGCACAGCAACTAAAAGAATGGATAAAAGATATTGCTCAGTTTCCGTATATACTAAAGGCCACAGTCGCACCTTTAACTGCGGAACAGCTGCAACTTACTTACAGAGAAGGCGGTTGGACAATTCAACAAATTATACATCATTGCGCTGACAGCCACATGAATGCCATTATTCGTTTCAAACTGGCACTAACAGAAGATCAACCTGTTATTAAACCGTATCCAGAAAGCCTATGTGCCGAACTACCGGATAGCAAAAATTTCCCCATTGCTGCTTCGCTCTCCATTTTAGAAGGAGTTCATAGCAGGTGGCATGCTTTATTATAA
- the nagB_1 gene encoding Glucosamine-6-phosphate deaminase, translating to MSIKLYNASINSLEKIDIVIKQDVISGSKYIANLIADLIRSKQASNEPCVLGLATGSSPKTLYAELVRMHKEEGLSFKNVITFNLDEYYPISREAVQSYYRFMHTHLFNHIDIDPANIHIPNGAIDKSEIKAACLEYEKQIEAVGGIDLQILGIGNNGHIGFNEPGSGIYTKTRLVNLTNSTRLANAYEFANISEVPRMAITMGISTILKSKQIVLMAWGPAKAEAVKRAVEDEDTEQVPASFLQNHDNVTFVLDEAAASQLTRFKSPWLTGECEWTPKMIKKAVVNMALQTGKTILSLTNEDYNDNGLGDLLVEKGDAYEINLQVYYMLRDTITGWPGGKPGVEIPNHPERSTPYPKRCLIFSPHPDDDIISMGGTFQRLHDQGHEVHVAYQTSGNIAVTDEFVTRFLDFAVGFNEVAQIHSDIPQKILDEARLYIAEKQPGQVDTPIIREIKGLIRRCEAKATCNYVGIKPEHVHFQNLPFYETGTVEKKPLGEEDIQLTMELLRQVKPHQVYCAGDFADPHGTHLVCFHAVLQALQRIKAAGDEWIKDCWLWLYKGAWQEWNIEDIEMAIPMSPAQVRKKRFGIFIHQSQKDSVPFQGSDDREFWQRAEERNAATAKLYADLGLTRYAAMEAFVRWHY from the coding sequence ATGAGTATCAAGTTGTATAATGCAAGTATTAATAGTTTGGAAAAAATTGATATAGTTATTAAGCAGGATGTTATAAGTGGCTCTAAGTATATTGCCAATCTTATCGCCGATTTAATCCGTTCCAAGCAGGCGTCCAATGAGCCATGTGTGCTGGGTTTGGCTACTGGCTCCAGTCCTAAAACTTTGTATGCCGAACTGGTACGCATGCACAAGGAAGAAGGGCTGAGCTTTAAAAACGTCATCACTTTTAATCTGGACGAGTACTATCCCATCAGCCGAGAGGCCGTGCAAAGCTATTATCGCTTCATGCACACCCATCTGTTCAATCATATAGATATCGATCCGGCTAATATTCATATTCCTAACGGAGCTATTGATAAAAGTGAAATCAAAGCTGCATGCTTGGAATATGAAAAACAGATTGAAGCCGTAGGCGGTATTGATCTGCAGATTCTGGGTATTGGTAACAACGGTCATATAGGATTTAACGAGCCGGGATCGGGTATATACACCAAAACCCGTTTGGTCAATCTTACCAACAGTACGCGTTTAGCCAATGCTTATGAATTTGCCAACATTTCCGAAGTGCCGCGCATGGCCATTACCATGGGCATCAGTACCATTCTGAAGTCTAAACAAATCGTACTGATGGCTTGGGGTCCGGCCAAGGCCGAGGCTGTGAAAAGAGCCGTGGAAGATGAAGATACCGAACAAGTGCCGGCCTCTTTCCTGCAGAATCACGACAATGTAACCTTTGTGCTGGATGAAGCGGCCGCTTCGCAGCTGACCCGCTTTAAATCGCCCTGGCTTACCGGTGAGTGCGAATGGACTCCGAAGATGATTAAAAAAGCTGTGGTAAATATGGCGCTGCAGACCGGCAAAACCATCCTGAGTTTGACCAATGAAGATTACAACGATAACGGCTTGGGCGACCTGTTGGTGGAAAAAGGCGATGCCTACGAAATCAACCTTCAGGTATACTACATGCTCCGGGATACCATTACGGGCTGGCCTGGGGGTAAGCCTGGCGTAGAGATACCCAATCATCCGGAGCGTTCCACACCTTACCCCAAGCGTTGTCTGATTTTCTCCCCCCATCCCGATGATGATATCATCAGCATGGGTGGTACTTTTCAGCGCCTGCACGACCAAGGTCATGAAGTACATGTGGCCTATCAGACCTCGGGCAATATTGCAGTAACGGATGAGTTTGTTACCCGCTTTTTAGACTTTGCCGTAGGTTTTAACGAAGTGGCACAGATCCACTCCGACATTCCTCAGAAGATATTGGATGAAGCTCGCCTGTATATTGCGGAGAAACAGCCGGGTCAGGTAGACACACCGATTATCCGTGAGATTAAGGGATTGATACGTCGTTGTGAGGCCAAGGCTACCTGTAATTATGTAGGTATCAAGCCCGAGCATGTACACTTCCAAAACCTGCCGTTCTATGAAACGGGCACAGTGGAGAAAAAGCCACTGGGGGAAGAAGATATTCAATTAACGATGGAACTGCTGCGCCAAGTGAAGCCGCATCAGGTATACTGTGCGGGTGATTTTGCAGATCCCCATGGTACCCACTTGGTATGTTTCCATGCGGTACTACAAGCGCTGCAACGCATCAAGGCAGCGGGAGACGAATGGATTAAAGACTGCTGGTTGTGGTTATACAAGGGAGCCTGGCAGGAGTGGAATATCGAGGACATAGAGATGGCCATACCAATGAGCCCTGCACAGGTACGCAAGAAACGTTTTGGCATCTTTATTCATCAGTCTCAAAAGGATAGTGTACCGTTCCAGGGTAGTGATGACAGGGAGTTCTGGCAGCGAGCAGAAGAGCGTAATGCAGCTACTGCAAAGTTGTATGCCGACTTAGGACTCACCCGTTATGCAGCCATGGAAGCTTTTGTGAGATGGCATTATTAG
- the nagC_1 gene encoding N-acetylglucosamine repressor, which translates to MKDLKNFLADLSEKEQSESGVQYKNALLQKEILAYCIRNEKVTIAELSQYTNTSVPKVNDVVSELLDYNLITDLGKEIIGVGRKPNFYGLNAEAGYFMSVEVHRHHVNLALINFKEEIVVLNENVPFQLQNTKTCFEELCSLIDSFLNAQHQYVPKIAGLGLTITGRVNHKTGYSYSFFNFHEEPLSKILEKRFGMPTYVENDTRAMAFGEYAKGCVGDEKNVLFLNLNEGIGMGIIIGGDLYSGKSGFAGEFGHLAIFNNEIICHCGKKGCLETEASGAAIVQQLHQAIRKGTSTILTEQECIDDIQVGHIVDAALKDDSLCIELLSAAGEKIGKGIALMLNLFNPELVIIGGELSRAGSLILLPILSSINKHSLNLVNTDTEFKFSRLGTKAGVIGVSLLLRNELLGID; encoded by the coding sequence ATGAAAGACCTCAAAAATTTCCTAGCTGATTTATCGGAAAAAGAGCAGTCCGAAAGTGGCGTGCAGTATAAAAATGCATTGCTACAGAAGGAGATTTTGGCTTATTGTATCCGTAATGAGAAAGTGACGATTGCTGAACTTTCGCAGTATACCAATACCAGCGTTCCTAAGGTGAATGATGTGGTTTCGGAGTTGTTGGATTATAATTTGATTACCGATTTGGGTAAAGAAATTATCGGAGTGGGGCGCAAGCCTAATTTTTATGGACTGAATGCTGAGGCTGGATATTTTATGTCGGTAGAGGTACACCGACATCATGTAAATCTGGCTTTGATTAATTTTAAAGAGGAGATTGTAGTTCTCAATGAAAATGTGCCCTTCCAATTACAGAACACCAAAACCTGTTTTGAAGAGCTTTGTAGCTTGATTGACAGTTTTTTGAATGCTCAACATCAATATGTTCCCAAAATAGCAGGACTGGGTTTAACCATCACTGGTAGAGTGAATCATAAAACAGGGTACAGTTATAGCTTTTTTAATTTTCATGAAGAGCCATTGAGTAAAATTTTGGAAAAGCGCTTTGGAATGCCTACCTATGTAGAGAATGATACGCGTGCTATGGCTTTTGGGGAGTATGCCAAAGGGTGTGTAGGGGATGAAAAAAACGTATTGTTCCTTAATCTCAATGAAGGTATTGGGATGGGAATCATTATCGGTGGCGATCTTTATTCAGGTAAATCGGGGTTTGCTGGTGAATTCGGCCATCTGGCCATTTTCAATAATGAAATCATTTGTCATTGCGGGAAGAAAGGATGCCTGGAAACCGAAGCTTCAGGAGCGGCTATCGTACAGCAGTTACATCAAGCTATTCGAAAAGGGACATCTACTATCTTAACCGAGCAAGAATGTATCGACGATATTCAAGTAGGACATATAGTGGATGCTGCCCTGAAAGATGATAGTCTCTGTATTGAATTGCTTTCTGCTGCGGGTGAAAAAATCGGGAAAGGGATTGCACTAATGCTAAATCTTTTTAATCCCGAACTAGTGATTATTGGTGGAGAGCTTTCGCGTGCAGGGTCGTTGATATTACTCCCGATCTTATCATCTATCAATAAGCATTCACTGAATTTGGTTAATACTGATACAGAGTTTAAGTTTTCCAGGTTAGGCACCAAAGCCGGTGTGATTGGCGTGAGCCTTTTACTCAGAAATGAGTTGCTAGGGATTGATTAA